One Terriglobia bacterium genomic region harbors:
- a CDS encoding cob(I)yrinic acid a,c-diamide adenosyltransferase, which yields MPRITKIYTRSGDGGTTRLAGGQQVLKDAKRVDAYGTVDELNSAIGMALALGLDPAVAAEVHAIQNDLFHLGAELSVREEDRARVPGPRIGPRHVETLERHLDRMTEELGPLANFVLPGGSPGGAQLHVARTICRRAERLLVALAREEAIGPHVLPYLNRLSDALFAMARLENLRKGVPASLWDSKA from the coding sequence ATGCCGCGCATCACGAAGATCTACACCCGATCGGGTGACGGCGGGACGACCCGGCTGGCCGGCGGCCAGCAGGTCTTGAAGGACGCCAAGCGGGTCGACGCGTACGGGACCGTGGACGAGCTGAACTCCGCCATAGGTATGGCGCTCGCCCTCGGCCTCGATCCGGCGGTCGCCGCCGAGGTGCACGCGATCCAGAACGATCTGTTCCACCTGGGTGCGGAACTGTCCGTCCGCGAGGAGGACAGGGCACGAGTGCCCGGACCCAGGATCGGGCCCCGCCACGTCGAGACCCTGGAGCGTCACCTCGATCGGATGACCGAGGAGCTGGGGCCTCTCGCGAATTTCGTGCTGCCCGGGGGCTCGCCCGGGGGCGCGCAACTCCACGTGGCCAGGACGATCTGCCGCCGCGCCGAGCGGCTCCTCGTGGCCCTCGCCCGCGAGGAGGCGATCGGACCTCACGTGCTCCCCTACCTCAATCGGCTCTCGGATGCGCTGTTCGCCATGGCCCGCCTCGAGAACCTCCGCAAGGGAGTCCCCGCGTCGCTATGGGACAGCAAGGCCTGA
- a CDS encoding AAA family ATPase: protein MTCIAEIHERSPLRVLDRSIHGGLARGELGVVCAGAGAGKTAFLVGVALDVLLRGCRVLHIALDQPVDRVRNYYDEILAELSRAEELEKPADARLVVERNRRIHAYQRTAFSIEGLARSLSFLRSHTDVHPDLIVVDGYDWSHGCEAEIASLRGLSLAEDSVLWMSATLDREGPVPHESGFPRPVGRYEALIDVLLRLKGADGTVHLSVLKGHGGAAPDRPGLDLDPTTLLLVRR from the coding sequence ATGACGTGCATTGCCGAGATCCATGAGCGCAGCCCGCTCCGAGTGCTCGATCGCTCGATCCACGGGGGCCTGGCCCGAGGCGAGCTTGGGGTCGTCTGCGCCGGCGCCGGCGCGGGCAAGACGGCGTTCCTCGTGGGCGTGGCGCTCGACGTCCTGCTCCGTGGCTGCCGCGTCCTCCACATCGCGTTGGATCAGCCGGTGGACCGGGTCCGGAACTACTACGACGAGATCCTGGCCGAGCTGTCCCGCGCCGAGGAGCTGGAGAAGCCCGCCGATGCGCGGCTCGTCGTCGAGCGGAACCGGAGAATCCACGCCTACCAGAGGACGGCGTTCAGCATCGAGGGGCTGGCGCGCTCGCTCTCGTTCCTCCGGTCCCACACGGACGTGCATCCGGATCTCATCGTCGTGGACGGTTACGACTGGAGCCACGGGTGCGAGGCCGAGATCGCGTCGCTCAGAGGCCTCTCCCTTGCCGAGGACTCTGTGCTCTGGATGTCGGCGACCCTCGATCGGGAAGGGCCCGTCCCTCACGAGAGCGGATTCCCCCGGCCCGTGGGCCGGTACGAAGCGCTGATCGACGTCCTGCTGCGGTTGAAGGGAGCGGACGGAACCGTGCACCTGAGCGTCCTCAAGGGGCACGGCGGCGCGGCGCCCGACCGGCCCGGGCTCGACCTCGATCCGACCACGCTGCTGCTGGTCAGGCGGTGA
- a CDS encoding TenA family transcriptional regulator, which yields MSAARITTAALLERHRPLWHVVCRNPFILGVRDGSLPVETFDRWLVQDRHFVDGIFGATSRTLAVAPARDREILLQALRQLHENLAWFDRSLAQRRLDLRVPVHPVCRAYVDYIVALGFEGYVVSLVALWTQYRAYQDAWAWARPGAPEFQKMILNWYSPDYRRFVKSIARAADASLAGASPHEVRRAEEVAVQVAQYELAFWVMTMEEKSVA from the coding sequence ATGAGCGCAGCCAGGATCACGACCGCGGCGCTTCTCGAGCGGCACCGTCCGCTGTGGCACGTCGTGTGCCGCAACCCGTTCATCCTCGGCGTCAGGGACGGTAGCCTTCCGGTCGAGACCTTCGACCGCTGGCTCGTCCAGGATCGCCACTTCGTGGACGGCATCTTCGGCGCGACGAGCAGGACCCTCGCCGTTGCGCCGGCCCGAGATCGGGAGATCCTGCTCCAGGCCCTCCGGCAGCTCCACGAGAACCTCGCCTGGTTCGACCGGTCGCTGGCGCAGCGTCGGCTCGACCTCCGCGTTCCCGTCCACCCGGTGTGCCGGGCGTACGTGGACTACATCGTCGCGCTCGGGTTCGAGGGGTACGTCGTATCGCTCGTCGCGCTCTGGACGCAATACCGTGCGTACCAGGACGCGTGGGCCTGGGCCCGTCCGGGTGCCCCGGAATTCCAGAAGATGATCCTCAATTGGTACTCCCCCGACTACCGGCGATTCGTCAAGAGCATCGCCCGGGCGGCGGATGCCTCACTCGCCGGCGCCTCGCCCCACGAGGTCCGGCGCGCCGAAGAGGTGGCCGTCCAGGTCGCGCAGTACGAGCTGGCGTTCTGGGTGATGACGATGGAGGAGAAGTCCGTGGCCTGA
- the trmB gene encoding tRNA (guanosine(46)-N7)-methyltransferase TrmB, with amino-acid sequence MSESAALTSLRLDPERALAGLDWIDVFGSGGRVEVEIGIGKGRFLLGVAEARPDVHHLGVEWANEFLKIAEARATKRGLRNVRFVRADARELVTRGIPPSSVDVYYVFYPDPWPKKRHHKRRFFRPPTVDHLARTLKPGGGLHVATDHDEYWSVLEPLLDAHAGFERLAAFGGDEFPIPSDVPLTNFEVKYEVEGRSRHRGSWRRRAG; translated from the coding sequence ATGAGCGAGTCCGCGGCGTTGACGTCCCTCCGCCTCGATCCAGAGCGCGCGCTGGCTGGGCTCGACTGGATCGACGTATTCGGCTCCGGCGGGCGCGTCGAGGTCGAGATCGGCATCGGCAAGGGTCGCTTCCTGCTCGGCGTCGCCGAGGCCCGGCCCGACGTGCACCATCTCGGCGTCGAGTGGGCCAACGAGTTCCTCAAGATCGCCGAAGCCCGGGCGACGAAACGAGGTCTACGGAACGTCCGCTTCGTCCGCGCGGATGCGCGGGAGCTCGTCACGCGGGGCATCCCGCCGTCCTCGGTGGACGTTTACTACGTGTTCTACCCGGATCCCTGGCCGAAGAAGCGACACCACAAGCGCCGGTTCTTCCGGCCGCCCACCGTGGACCACCTCGCGCGGACCCTGAAGCCCGGCGGCGGGCTGCACGTCGCGACGGACCACGACGAGTACTGGTCCGTCCTCGAGCCGCTCCTCGACGCTCACGCCGGATTCGAGAGGCTCGCCGCGTTCGGTGGCGACGAGTTCCCGATTCCGTCCGACGTCCCGCTGACGAATTTCGAGGTCAAGTACGAGGTCGAGGGAAGGAGCCGGCACCGCGGATCTTGGCGCCGCCGCGCGGGTTGA
- a CDS encoding bifunctional folylpolyglutamate synthase/dihydrofolate synthase, which yields MPVAIMGAMGGDPIQWVYGLQRFGIKLGLEGIRTLLDRLGRPETAYPSVLVGGTNGKGSVAAMMEAMLAAAGRKTGLYTSPHLLRPGERVRIEGRDLSDVDLGRHLDTVRVAIESALADGALADHPSFFEVMTAAALVGFREAGIDVAVLEVGLGGRLDATNAVDAAISVIVTVDLDHTDRLGATIGEIAREKSGIVKRGRPLVTGVRGEEALTVLLRASQEAGSPMIEAARVADVAFEPGGTFALATTSARYDRLSLPLPGRHQVENARVAVVAIEELGRALGDPIAPEAVRRGLREVRWPGRLEWLEGEPPILLDGAHNPAGASALADYLRERGGEAPILLFGAMANKDARGILEPLAPLVRSAVVTRPPVDRAADPADVARAAAGLGVAIETVGDPAAALARARALAMPGGFVLVAGSLYLVGAIVGLTRHLDAPGPVAM from the coding sequence GTGCCTGTCGCTATTATGGGCGCGATGGGCGGCGATCCGATCCAGTGGGTGTACGGACTGCAGCGATTCGGGATCAAGCTCGGGCTTGAGGGGATCCGCACGCTGCTCGACCGCCTCGGCCGGCCGGAGACCGCCTACCCGTCCGTGCTCGTGGGTGGGACGAACGGCAAGGGCTCCGTGGCCGCGATGATGGAAGCAATGCTCGCGGCCGCCGGGCGGAAGACCGGGCTCTACACGTCGCCTCACCTGCTCCGGCCCGGTGAGCGAGTGCGGATCGAGGGGAGGGATCTCTCGGACGTCGACCTCGGCCGCCACCTCGACACGGTCCGCGTCGCCATCGAAAGCGCGCTCGCCGACGGAGCGCTGGCTGACCACCCATCGTTCTTCGAGGTGATGACCGCCGCCGCGCTCGTTGGGTTCCGGGAGGCGGGGATCGACGTGGCCGTCCTCGAGGTGGGCCTCGGCGGCCGGCTCGACGCGACGAACGCGGTGGACGCGGCGATCTCGGTCATCGTGACCGTCGACCTCGACCACACCGACCGGCTCGGCGCGACGATCGGGGAGATCGCCCGGGAAAAATCCGGGATCGTGAAGCGCGGGCGCCCGCTGGTAACCGGGGTCCGCGGGGAAGAGGCGCTTACGGTCCTGCTGCGCGCCAGCCAGGAGGCCGGCTCGCCGATGATCGAGGCGGCGAGAGTCGCCGACGTCGCGTTCGAGCCGGGCGGGACCTTCGCGCTCGCGACCACCTCGGCGCGGTACGACCGCCTCTCCCTCCCGCTCCCGGGACGGCACCAGGTCGAGAACGCCCGCGTCGCGGTGGTGGCGATCGAGGAGCTGGGCCGCGCGCTCGGTGACCCCATCGCGCCCGAAGCGGTGCGTCGAGGCCTGCGGGAGGTGAGGTGGCCGGGCCGCCTCGAGTGGCTCGAGGGTGAACCTCCGATCCTCCTCGACGGGGCGCACAACCCCGCGGGCGCATCCGCTCTCGCGGACTACCTCCGGGAACGCGGCGGCGAGGCTCCGATCCTGCTGTTCGGGGCGATGGCGAACAAGGACGCGCGGGGGATCCTCGAGCCGCTGGCGCCCCTCGTGCGCTCGGCAGTCGTCACCCGCCCTCCGGTGGATCGTGCCGCCGACCCTGCCGACGTCGCGCGCGCGGCCGCAGGTCTCGGGGTCGCCATCGAGACCGTCGGCGATCCCGCGGCGGCGCTGGCCCGCGCCCGTGCGCTCGCCATGCCCGGCGGATTCGTGCTCGTGGCGGGTTCGCTCTACCTCGTGGGGGCGATCGTCGGCCTGACACGGCACCTGGACGCTCCCGGCCCGGTGGCGATGTGA
- a CDS encoding glycosyltransferase family 39 protein, whose product MRGGLAFAAAVIVLAATLLAGAGSVPLLDPDEARFARTSVEMLRNADPVVPTFEGLPRLTKPPLLHWIQAALFRLLGPKEFAARLPSISATVALLLVAGWVVRRRYGEEGAAWTATAFGAFPLVVALGKVGTIDALLSLHVGAVIALDLDMADERRAARPAVVGAVLGLAFLAKGPVGVVLPLLVLLAGRTAVGGEVLPKARAWLLGAAAWCVVVLPWALAFVRRLGVGTAVDTVRREALERYFSEGTPHGAPFWYYALVVAAGFFPWAATLALGAARALGRRRDPSARTAAYAAAGVVVGLAFFSIGRGKLPSYVLPLAPLAAIVVAWEIGQEVADPRGRKVGPYLAAMSVGAGALALCGVAVAGIRPEFRAAIVAGAAILAAGAVGAIVGLARGRPREVHAAVAVAGLLFAAVSAMTAFPVLGRERSAAGLVSDVPILRSGRTVVTVEKQVPSLCFYLDAVPEWRGAAEVAERVARPDRPLLVVDRVDLPLLPPEAWERIVEVGQSGRYRVFAPR is encoded by the coding sequence TTGAGAGGTGGGCTCGCATTCGCGGCAGCGGTCATCGTCCTGGCCGCGACCCTCCTGGCGGGTGCGGGGAGCGTGCCGCTGCTCGACCCCGACGAGGCGCGCTTCGCCCGAACCTCCGTGGAGATGCTCCGAAACGCCGATCCGGTCGTCCCCACGTTCGAAGGCCTGCCTCGGCTGACCAAGCCCCCCCTGCTCCACTGGATACAGGCGGCGCTGTTCCGCCTCTTGGGGCCGAAGGAGTTCGCCGCGCGCCTCCCGTCGATCTCCGCCACGGTGGCGCTGCTCCTGGTGGCGGGATGGGTCGTGCGGCGAAGGTACGGCGAGGAGGGGGCCGCATGGACGGCCACCGCGTTCGGCGCCTTCCCGCTGGTCGTCGCGCTCGGGAAGGTCGGGACCATCGATGCGCTGCTCTCCCTCCACGTCGGGGCGGTGATCGCTCTCGACCTCGACATGGCGGACGAGCGGCGGGCCGCCCGCCCGGCGGTCGTAGGGGCTGTGCTCGGTCTCGCTTTTCTGGCGAAGGGACCCGTCGGGGTCGTGCTGCCGCTCCTCGTGCTGCTCGCGGGGCGAACAGCGGTCGGCGGCGAGGTGCTCCCCAAAGCGCGCGCATGGCTCCTCGGCGCGGCGGCATGGTGCGTGGTCGTCCTGCCGTGGGCCCTCGCGTTCGTGCGACGTCTCGGGGTGGGAACGGCGGTGGACACCGTCCGTCGCGAGGCGCTGGAGCGTTACTTCTCGGAGGGGACTCCCCACGGGGCACCGTTCTGGTACTACGCCCTGGTGGTCGCCGCGGGGTTCTTCCCATGGGCCGCGACGCTGGCGCTGGGCGCGGCGAGGGCTCTCGGACGAAGACGCGATCCCTCGGCCCGCACCGCTGCCTACGCGGCAGCCGGGGTCGTCGTGGGCCTCGCGTTCTTCTCGATCGGGCGCGGGAAGCTCCCGAGCTACGTCTTGCCCCTGGCCCCGCTGGCGGCCATCGTGGTGGCCTGGGAGATCGGTCAGGAGGTCGCCGACCCGCGCGGTCGGAAGGTCGGGCCGTACCTCGCGGCCATGAGCGTCGGCGCGGGTGCGCTCGCCCTCTGCGGCGTTGCGGTCGCCGGGATCCGGCCGGAATTCCGGGCCGCCATCGTGGCGGGGGCGGCGATCCTCGCCGCCGGTGCCGTGGGCGCGATCGTGGGTCTCGCGCGCGGCCGGCCGCGGGAGGTGCACGCGGCCGTCGCCGTCGCCGGCCTCCTGTTCGCGGCGGTGTCCGCGATGACCGCGTTCCCGGTTCTCGGGCGAGAGCGCAGCGCCGCCGGGCTGGTCTCGGACGTCCCGATCCTCAGGTCCGGCCGGACCGTGGTCACCGTGGAGAAGCAGGTGCCCAGCCTGTGCTTCTACCTGGACGCTGTTCCCGAGTGGAGAGGCGCTGCGGAGGTCGCCGAGCGGGTTGCCCGGCCCGACCGGCCGCTTCTGGTCGTTGACCGAGTGGATCTTCCACTGCTGCCGCCGGAGGCGTGGGAGCGAATCGTGGAGGTGGGGCAATCCGGCCGATATCGGGTCTTCGCCCCGCGCTAG
- a CDS encoding PAS domain-containing protein produces MSRPVTAPLSALTLGAAVLDASGSILAANDAFARLAGADGRSLSGRPFFEEFAAAEAVREHAKSFLEASGPLEVDLQVPAFGAALGDFRIRMRAFDAGSRRRALVLVEEGSEIMRLRSVESSYDRALKLVSHARHEINNSLMGILGHLEILLSQAGVPDSIRKRAEILLEESERIRDCVAELDSVRKR; encoded by the coding sequence ATGAGCCGGCCCGTCACGGCACCACTCTCGGCGTTGACGCTGGGGGCCGCGGTCCTGGACGCCAGCGGGTCGATTCTCGCCGCGAACGACGCGTTCGCACGATTGGCCGGTGCGGATGGACGGTCGCTTTCGGGGAGGCCGTTCTTCGAGGAGTTCGCAGCGGCGGAGGCCGTCCGGGAGCACGCGAAGAGCTTCCTCGAAGCGTCGGGCCCGCTCGAGGTCGACCTCCAGGTCCCCGCCTTCGGGGCGGCCCTCGGCGATTTCAGGATCCGCATGCGGGCTTTCGATGCCGGAAGCCGGCGGCGTGCCCTGGTCTTGGTGGAAGAAGGCTCGGAGATCATGCGCCTCCGGAGCGTCGAATCGTCCTACGACCGGGCGCTGAAACTGGTGTCCCACGCCCGGCACGAGATCAACAACTCGCTCATGGGGATCCTCGGCCACCTCGAGATCCTGCTGTCGCAGGCCGGCGTCCCCGACTCGATCCGCAAGCGGGCCGAGATCCTGCTGGAGGAGTCGGAAAGGATACGGGACTGCGTCGCCGAGCTGGACTCGGTCCGCAAACGCTGA
- a CDS encoding nucleoside-triphosphatase has protein sequence MSGDPREEPGIAPKIFLTGDPGCGKTTALRRVVERLRGDVRMTGFLTEEVRDGARRTGFRGVTLDGKEFVLARAGGHGPFRLGPYGVSVEDLDAIGVPALSAAPGTGLVVLDEVGKMESFSAPFRDAVEGLLAGDVPLLATVAAHGVGFPKKVRHDPRIVLVKMGRESRDAVVGDILRRLAEAGIGAGTGGERAFPRPGRAARAR, from the coding sequence CTGAGCGGCGACCCGCGAGAGGAGCCTGGCATCGCTCCGAAGATCTTCCTGACCGGCGATCCCGGCTGTGGCAAGACGACGGCGCTCCGCCGGGTCGTCGAGCGCCTGCGCGGCGACGTGCGGATGACCGGCTTCCTGACCGAGGAGGTTCGCGACGGGGCCCGCCGCACCGGCTTCCGCGGCGTGACCCTCGACGGTAAGGAATTCGTGCTCGCGCGCGCGGGCGGGCACGGCCCTTTCCGGCTAGGACCGTACGGGGTGAGCGTCGAGGATCTGGACGCGATCGGCGTGCCCGCGCTGTCTGCCGCGCCCGGGACCGGGCTCGTCGTCCTCGACGAGGTCGGCAAGATGGAATCGTTCTCCGCCCCCTTCCGGGACGCGGTCGAGGGCCTCCTGGCCGGCGATGTACCGCTCCTCGCGACCGTGGCGGCCCATGGGGTCGGCTTCCCCAAGAAGGTGCGGCACGATCCGCGGATCGTCCTGGTGAAGATGGGTCGCGAGAGCCGGGACGCGGTGGTCGGCGACATCCTCCGCAGGCTGGCCGAGGCGGGAATCGGGGCGGGAACCGGCGGGGAGCGCGCGTTCCCACGGCCCGGTCGCGCGGCAAGGGCGAGATGA
- the accD gene encoding acetyl-CoA carboxylase, carboxyltransferase subunit beta, protein MAWFKKEKIPKQAPPEERRLQMPEGLWVKCENCKEIVYKKEVARNANVCPKCNYHFRISARERLEQLFDDGIYEEFDTEIAPTDALGFVDNKPYRERLVDYQTRTGLKDALISCAGRIGGCPVVVAAMEYGFMGGSMGSVVGEKVTRCAEHSLAERAPLIVVSCSGGARMQEGALSLMQMAKISAALARLDEAGIPFFSILTDPTTGGVTASYAMLGDLNIAEPKALIGFAGPRVIEQTIRQKLPVGFQRSEFLLEHGMIDFIVERSQMREVLISCLNFTVGVERPAEIPVPVLRTRED, encoded by the coding sequence ATGGCTTGGTTCAAGAAAGAAAAGATCCCGAAGCAGGCGCCGCCCGAGGAGCGCCGGCTGCAGATGCCGGAAGGCCTCTGGGTCAAGTGCGAGAACTGCAAGGAGATCGTCTACAAGAAGGAGGTCGCCCGGAACGCGAACGTCTGTCCGAAATGCAACTATCACTTCCGGATCAGCGCCAGGGAGCGGCTCGAGCAGCTGTTCGACGACGGGATCTACGAGGAATTCGACACCGAAATCGCCCCGACGGATGCCCTGGGCTTCGTGGACAACAAGCCCTACCGCGAGCGGCTGGTGGACTACCAGACACGGACCGGGCTCAAGGACGCGCTGATATCCTGCGCGGGGCGGATCGGTGGCTGCCCGGTGGTGGTCGCGGCGATGGAGTACGGCTTCATGGGCGGTTCGATGGGGAGCGTGGTCGGGGAGAAGGTCACTCGCTGCGCGGAACACAGCCTCGCGGAGCGGGCTCCCCTCATCGTCGTCTCCTGCTCGGGCGGGGCCCGCATGCAGGAGGGCGCCCTGTCGCTGATGCAGATGGCCAAGATCTCCGCTGCTCTCGCCCGGCTCGACGAGGCGGGGATACCCTTCTTCTCGATTCTCACCGACCCGACCACCGGCGGCGTGACCGCGTCGTACGCGATGCTGGGCGATCTCAATATAGCGGAGCCGAAGGCGCTGATCGGCTTCGCCGGACCGCGGGTCATCGAGCAGACGATCCGGCAGAAGCTGCCCGTCGGCTTCCAGCGGAGCGAGTTCCTCTTGGAGCACGGGATGATCGACTTCATCGTCGAGCGCTCCCAGATGCGCGAAGTCCTGATCTCCTGTCTCAACTTCACCGTGGGGGTAGAGAGGCCCGCCGAGATCCCCGTCCCCGTCCTCCGAACCCGCGAAGACTGA